In a genomic window of Carettochelys insculpta isolate YL-2023 chromosome 19, ASM3395843v1, whole genome shotgun sequence:
- the DDX52 gene encoding putative ATP-dependent RNA helicase DDX52 isoform X2: MDAYGLFRKLGAGARFDVKRFNEDARRFKVVKVKDAEFGSPESLDFFGSKDAKLPSLPENGLGTNGSRKSKIELRDSHVVGKANDSEEKINAGIARKRKQDLGNFEGKKRKRLNQDPVSVNSGVENDGILWMSSLEIKSKDTREKREKKAIAEKLEQVRQQKINHFRNKHKISIQGSDLPEPIATFEQLQAEYKIQPKIMQNIQAAGFRVPTPIQMQAIPVMLHSRELLASAPTGSGKTLAFSIPILTHLKQPMNKGFRALIISPTRELASQTHRELVKLSEGTGFRIHMIHKASEAIKKFGPNSSQKFDILVTTPNRLIYLLKQDPPVIDLTRVEWLVVDESDKLFEDGKTGFRDQLASIFLACTSHVVKRALFSATFAYDVEQWCKLNLDNVILVSVGARNSAAETVSQELLFVGSETGKLLAMRDLVKKGFTPPVLVFVQSIDRAKELFHELIYEGINVDVIHADKTQLQRDNVVHSFRAGKIWVLICTALLARGIDFKGVNMVINYDFPTSAVEYIHRIGRTGRAGHTGKAVTFFTEDDKPLLRSVANVIQRAGCPVPEYIKAFHKLQSKQKKKLIKKPLEREHIRTTPQYLLQKTKKKNYV, from the exons ATGGATGCCTACGGGCTCTTCCGGAAGCTGGGGGCTGGCGCCAGGTTCGATGTGAAGCGCTTCAACGAGGACGCCCGGCGCTTCAAG gtGGTAAAAGTGAAAGACGCCGAGTTTGGTTCTCCAGAGAGTCTTGACTTTTTTGGAAGCAAAGATGCGAAGCTTCCAAGCCTTCCCGAGAATGGCTTGGGGACGAATGGCTCCAGGAAATCTAAAATAGAGCTACGTGATTCGCATGTGGTTGGGAAAGCAAATGACTCTGAAGAGAAGATAAATGCAGGGATtgcaaggaaaagaaaacaagatcTGGGGAACTTCgagggaaagaaaaggaaaagactgAACCAAG ACCCTGTTTCAGTCAACTCTGGTGTGGAAAATGATGGGATATTGTGGATGTCGTCTTTGGAAATAAAGTCTAAAGATACAAGAGAAAAGCGAGAAAAGAAAGCTATTGCAGAGAAACTAGAACAAGTCAGACAGCAAAAG ATAAACCATTTCAGAAATAAACACAAGATTAGTATCCAAGGATCAGATCTCCCTGAACCAATTGCCACATTTGAGCAACTTCAAGCAGAATATAAAATCCAGCCTAAAATAATGCAGAATATTCAAGCTGCTGGCTTCCGGGTCCCTACACCAATTCAGATGCAAGCCATTCCAGTCATGCTTCAT AGTCGGGAACTTCTGGCTTCAGCTCCCACTGGATCAGGAAAGACTTTGGCTTTTAGCATTCCTATTTTAACACATCTGAAACAACCTATGAATAAAGGATTTAGAGCTCTGATCATTTCACCTACCCGAGAGCTTGCTAGTCAG ACCCACCGAGAGCTAGTAAAGCTGTCTGAGGGGACTGGATTCAGAATACATATGATCCATAAAGCCAGTGAAGCAATCAAGAAGTTTGGGCCCAATTCATCTCAGAAATTTG ATATACTCGTAACGACTCCAAACAGACTCATTTATTTGTTGAAACAAGATCCTCCAGTTATAGATTTGACAAG agttGAATGGTTGGTAGTTGATGAGTCAGACAAACTATTTGAAGATGGGAAGACTGGGTTCAGAGACCAGTTAGCCTCCATCTTCCTGGCATGCACATCTCATGTTGTGAAAAGAGCGTTATTCAGTGCTACCTTCGCATATGATGTAGAGCAGTGGTGCAAACTCAACCTGGACAATGTCATTTTGGTGTCTGTGGGAGCACG AAACTCTGCTGCTGAGACAGTAAGTCAAGAGCTCTTATTTGTTGGCTCAGAGACAGGAAAACTACTGGCAATGAGAGACCTTGTTAAAAAG GGTTTCACGCCTCCAGTCCTTGTTTTTGTGCAGTCCATTGACAGGGCGAAAGAGCTCTTCCATGAGCTCATTTATGAAGGGATCAACGTGGATGTCATCCATGCAGACAAAACTCAGCTACAG AGAGATAATGTAGTACACAGTTTCAGAGCTGGGAAGATTTGGGTGCTCATCTGCACAGCCTTGCTAGCACGAGGGATTGACTTCAAAGGTGTGAATATGGTCATTAACTATGACTTCCCAACCAGTGCTGTGGAATACATCCATAGGATAG GTCGTACTGGAAGAGCGGGACACACAGGAAAAGCAGTTACTTTTTTTACTGAAGACGATAAACCTTTATTACGAAG TGTAGCCAATGTTATTcagagggctggctgtcctgtgCCAGAGTATATAAAAGCCTTCCACAAACTCCAAAG CAAACAAAAGAAGAAGCTGATTAAGAAACCATTGGAAAGAGAGCATATTCGTACCACTCCTCAGTACTTACtacaaaaaacaaagaagaaaaa CTATGTTTAG
- the DDX52 gene encoding putative ATP-dependent RNA helicase DDX52 isoform X1 produces MDAYGLFRKLGAGARFDVKRFNEDARRFKVVKVKDAEFGSPESLDFFGSKDAKLPSLPENGLGTNGSRKSKIELRDSHVVGKANDSEEKINAGIARKRKQDLGNFEGKKRKRLNQDPVSVNSGVENDGILWMSSLEIKSKDTREKREKKAIAEKLEQVRQQKINHFRNKHKISIQGSDLPEPIATFEQLQAEYKIQPKIMQNIQAAGFRVPTPIQMQAIPVMLHSRELLASAPTGSGKTLAFSIPILTHLKQPMNKGFRALIISPTRELASQTHRELVKLSEGTGFRIHMIHKASEAIKKFGPNSSQKFDILVTTPNRLIYLLKQDPPVIDLTRVEWLVVDESDKLFEDGKTGFRDQLASIFLACTSHVVKRALFSATFAYDVEQWCKLNLDNVILVSVGARNSAAETVSQELLFVGSETGKLLAMRDLVKKGFTPPVLVFVQSIDRAKELFHELIYEGINVDVIHADKTQLQRDNVVHSFRAGKIWVLICTALLARGIDFKGVNMVINYDFPTSAVEYIHRIGRTGRAGHTGKAVTFFTEDDKPLLRSVANVIQRAGCPVPEYIKAFHKLQSKQKKKLIKKPLEREHIRTTPQYLLQKTKKKKKITQKNIKEKKLQKTKKDSQLHTAPES; encoded by the exons ATGGATGCCTACGGGCTCTTCCGGAAGCTGGGGGCTGGCGCCAGGTTCGATGTGAAGCGCTTCAACGAGGACGCCCGGCGCTTCAAG gtGGTAAAAGTGAAAGACGCCGAGTTTGGTTCTCCAGAGAGTCTTGACTTTTTTGGAAGCAAAGATGCGAAGCTTCCAAGCCTTCCCGAGAATGGCTTGGGGACGAATGGCTCCAGGAAATCTAAAATAGAGCTACGTGATTCGCATGTGGTTGGGAAAGCAAATGACTCTGAAGAGAAGATAAATGCAGGGATtgcaaggaaaagaaaacaagatcTGGGGAACTTCgagggaaagaaaaggaaaagactgAACCAAG ACCCTGTTTCAGTCAACTCTGGTGTGGAAAATGATGGGATATTGTGGATGTCGTCTTTGGAAATAAAGTCTAAAGATACAAGAGAAAAGCGAGAAAAGAAAGCTATTGCAGAGAAACTAGAACAAGTCAGACAGCAAAAG ATAAACCATTTCAGAAATAAACACAAGATTAGTATCCAAGGATCAGATCTCCCTGAACCAATTGCCACATTTGAGCAACTTCAAGCAGAATATAAAATCCAGCCTAAAATAATGCAGAATATTCAAGCTGCTGGCTTCCGGGTCCCTACACCAATTCAGATGCAAGCCATTCCAGTCATGCTTCAT AGTCGGGAACTTCTGGCTTCAGCTCCCACTGGATCAGGAAAGACTTTGGCTTTTAGCATTCCTATTTTAACACATCTGAAACAACCTATGAATAAAGGATTTAGAGCTCTGATCATTTCACCTACCCGAGAGCTTGCTAGTCAG ACCCACCGAGAGCTAGTAAAGCTGTCTGAGGGGACTGGATTCAGAATACATATGATCCATAAAGCCAGTGAAGCAATCAAGAAGTTTGGGCCCAATTCATCTCAGAAATTTG ATATACTCGTAACGACTCCAAACAGACTCATTTATTTGTTGAAACAAGATCCTCCAGTTATAGATTTGACAAG agttGAATGGTTGGTAGTTGATGAGTCAGACAAACTATTTGAAGATGGGAAGACTGGGTTCAGAGACCAGTTAGCCTCCATCTTCCTGGCATGCACATCTCATGTTGTGAAAAGAGCGTTATTCAGTGCTACCTTCGCATATGATGTAGAGCAGTGGTGCAAACTCAACCTGGACAATGTCATTTTGGTGTCTGTGGGAGCACG AAACTCTGCTGCTGAGACAGTAAGTCAAGAGCTCTTATTTGTTGGCTCAGAGACAGGAAAACTACTGGCAATGAGAGACCTTGTTAAAAAG GGTTTCACGCCTCCAGTCCTTGTTTTTGTGCAGTCCATTGACAGGGCGAAAGAGCTCTTCCATGAGCTCATTTATGAAGGGATCAACGTGGATGTCATCCATGCAGACAAAACTCAGCTACAG AGAGATAATGTAGTACACAGTTTCAGAGCTGGGAAGATTTGGGTGCTCATCTGCACAGCCTTGCTAGCACGAGGGATTGACTTCAAAGGTGTGAATATGGTCATTAACTATGACTTCCCAACCAGTGCTGTGGAATACATCCATAGGATAG GTCGTACTGGAAGAGCGGGACACACAGGAAAAGCAGTTACTTTTTTTACTGAAGACGATAAACCTTTATTACGAAG TGTAGCCAATGTTATTcagagggctggctgtcctgtgCCAGAGTATATAAAAGCCTTCCACAAACTCCAAAG CAAACAAAAGAAGAAGCTGATTAAGAAACCATTGGAAAGAGAGCATATTCGTACCACTCCTCAGTACTTACtacaaaaaacaaagaagaaaaa gaAAATTACtcagaaaaatattaaagaaaagaaaCTCCAAAAGACAAAAAAAGACTCTCAATTACACACTGCTCCAGAAAGTTGA